One region of Takifugu flavidus isolate HTHZ2018 chromosome 14, ASM371156v2, whole genome shotgun sequence genomic DNA includes:
- the LOC130537577 gene encoding caprin-2-like, protein MVNLFCDSLLQRVSQQRALQQIVVSHQSQMLLKHAGINTSTKSGGIFSTRRGQLQLSGYISHHRQGAVTSVKVFISNMKIVLLVVLIGLCGSGALGEESDFFDFPGSETNADVSAAVEELRAGLKTVTDRVAAAETKLGELEKQNADLQTRLSSSEGELVNVKARLDNLEQNGATPKVAFYTALSNAGNIGPFNTDIPLKYQKVFTNIGQAYNSNTGYFTAPVKGAYYFQFTLAGFQSYDTGVYVMKNGQIFMYNVEYKRTYNPEYITNSLILELQPGDTVSLVLPRGHSTFDNPNNLSTFSGSLLFTL, encoded by the exons ATGGTAAATTTATTCTGCGATAGCCTCTTGCAGAGGGTATCGCAGCAGAGGGCTCTCCAACAGATTGTGGTTTCCCACCAGTCCCAGATGCTCCTGAAACACGCTGGAATCAACACGTCAACAAAAAGTGGTGGTATTTTTTCCACTCGCAgggggcagctgcagctcagcggcTATATAAGCCACCATCGTCAGGGAGCGGTCACCTCTGTGAAGGTGTTCATCTCAAACATGAAGATtgttctgctggtggtgctgatcgGTCTGTGTGGGTCTGGAGCCCTGGGAGAGGAGAGCGACTTCTTCGACTTCCCGGGGAGCGAAACTAACGCCGATGTCTCGGCGGCGGTGGAGGAGCTCCGGGCAGGGCTGAAGACGGTGACGGACAGAGTGGCCGCCGCTGAGACCaaactgggagaactggagAAACAGAACGCAG ATTTGCAGACCAGACTGAGCAGCAGCGAGGGTGAACTGGTCAACGTCAAGGCTAGACTGGACAACCTGGAGCAAAATGGAG CGACACCAAAGGTGGCCTTTTATACCGCTCTGTCTAATGCTGGAAATATTGGACCATTCAACACTGACATCCCACTGAAGTACCAGAAGGTCTTTACCAACATTGGCCAAGCTTATAATAGCAATACAG GTTACTTCACAGCACCAGTCAAAGGGGCCTACTACTTCCAGTTTACTTTGGCTGGATTTCAGTCATACGATACAGGTGTTTACGTTATGAAGAACGGCCAGATCTTCATGTATAACGTGGAATACAAGAGAACCTATAACCCTGAGTACATCACCAATTCCCTtatcctggagctgcagccaggagaCACTGTGTCTCTGGTCCTCCCAAGAGGCCATTCCAC
- the mettl27 gene encoding methyltransferase-like protein 27: MMSEVTNTYEKVKAVILSAHKSSTTREKVNFYNSWAQNYDQDVAVLDYRAPCMAANSISFHFKGDRDAAVVLDVACGTGMVAKEMNTLGFKHFVGIDGSEGMLELARSCGLYQELKQSLLGEEPIPVQSGHFDVVVIAGALSVGQVPVRVVRDLCSCAKSGGYVCMTTRSNADNVEYKSALDGELEQMEREGLWTCVEATEVEEWERAVSEKEHGYIRGAVYLYQKL; encoded by the exons ATGATGTCAGAAGTCACCAACACTTATGAAAAGGTGAAAGCCGTTATCTTATCAGCCCATAAGAGCTCCACAACAAGGGAAAAGGTTAACTTCTACAACTCCTGGGCACAGAACTATGATCAG GACGTGGCTGTCCTGGACTACCGTGCACCGTGCATGGCAGCAAACAGCATTTCTTTCCACTTTAAGGGAGATCGTGACGCAGCGGTCGTGTTGGACGTTGCCTGTGGTACAGGAATGGTGGCCAAAGAG ATGAACACGCTTGGATTCAAACATTTTGTGGGCATTGATGGAAGTGAGGGCATGTTGGAGCTGGCCAGGAGCTGTGGCTTGTACCAGGAACTAAAGCAGTCCCTGCTAGGAGAAGAGCCAATACCTGTCCAGTCTG GTCATTTTGATGTGGTCGTTATCGCCGGAGCGCTGAGTGTCGGTCAGGTCCCGGTTCGGGTGGTGAGAGACTTGTGCAGCTGTGCCAAATCCGGCGGCTACGTTTGCATGACGACGCGGAGCAACGCTGATAATGTGGAGTACAAATCTGCCCTGGATGGCGAGCTGGAGCAGATGGAGCGAGAAGGGCTGTGGACCTGCGTGGAGGCGACTGAGGTGGAGGAGTGGGAGAGGGCCGTGTCAGAGAAGGAACACGGCTACATTCGCGGTGCCGTCTACCTTTATCAGAAGCTGTAG